A DNA window from Nitratidesulfovibrio sp. contains the following coding sequences:
- the ispD gene encoding 2-C-methyl-D-erythritol 4-phosphate cytidylyltransferase: MHAWAIVLAAGSGTRLAAAGLSTAKQFIQHRGAPLYWRSARTFAAVARVRGLIFVLPQDRLEAERERLTVLDAGRALGVPWRAVAGGALRQDSVAAGLAALPRECDAVLVHDAARPFATTALSNAVLDALVEGAPGVVPGIAVTDTIKQTDNGVVTHTPDRSGLVAVQTPQGFALAPLRAAHERARAEGWAVTDDAALLERCGLAVHVVPGEIANAKITTPEDLAMLDDADTARSPWDARNGQVRLIPCTGWGYDVHRYVQKEGAGRPGRVGQPGRPMKLGGVPIPGGPEVVAHSDGDVLLHALADALLGCIGGGDIGQHFPDTDAALDNANSAVLLDEVLGLTRSAGLEITNVDLTIIAQVPRLAPWREQIRRNVCRLLALDETMVNVKATTEEKLGFTGEKKGLKAVATVTGLRPASSPSSPCPASSASPASSASIPGSPTPAGTDRSASPVHPVETGAPDGTDTA, from the coding sequence ATGCACGCATGGGCCATTGTTCTCGCGGCGGGCAGCGGCACCCGGCTGGCGGCAGCCGGGCTGTCCACGGCCAAGCAGTTCATCCAGCACCGGGGGGCACCGTTGTACTGGCGTTCGGCGCGCACATTCGCGGCGGTGGCGCGGGTGCGCGGGCTGATCTTCGTGTTACCGCAGGACAGGCTGGAGGCCGAGCGCGAGCGCCTGACAGTGCTGGACGCCGGGCGCGCCCTGGGCGTGCCGTGGCGGGCGGTGGCGGGTGGCGCGCTGCGGCAGGACTCGGTGGCGGCGGGGCTTGCGGCCCTGCCGCGCGAGTGCGACGCGGTGCTGGTGCACGATGCGGCCCGGCCCTTTGCCACGACCGCGCTGTCCAACGCGGTACTCGACGCCCTGGTCGAGGGCGCGCCGGGGGTGGTGCCGGGCATCGCGGTGACGGATACCATCAAGCAGACGGACAACGGCGTGGTCACCCACACCCCGGACAGGTCCGGGCTGGTGGCGGTGCAGACCCCGCAGGGTTTTGCCCTGGCCCCGTTGCGTGCGGCGCATGAACGCGCCCGCGCCGAGGGCTGGGCCGTCACCGACGACGCCGCACTGCTGGAACGTTGCGGCCTTGCCGTGCACGTGGTGCCCGGCGAAATCGCCAACGCCAAGATCACCACGCCGGAGGACCTGGCCATGCTGGACGATGCCGACACCGCCCGCTCCCCGTGGGATGCCCGGAACGGGCAGGTCCGCCTGATCCCCTGCACCGGCTGGGGCTACGACGTGCACCGCTACGTGCAGAAGGAAGGTGCCGGACGTCCCGGCCGCGTCGGCCAGCCGGGGCGTCCCATGAAGCTGGGCGGCGTGCCCATTCCCGGCGGGCCGGAGGTGGTGGCCCATTCCGACGGCGACGTGCTGCTGCACGCCCTTGCCGATGCCCTTTTGGGCTGCATCGGCGGCGGCGACATCGGCCAGCATTTCCCGGACACGGACGCCGCGCTGGACAACGCCAACTCCGCCGTGCTGCTGGACGAGGTGCTGGGCCTTACCCGCTCTGCCGGACTGGAAATCACCAACGTGGACCTGACCATCATCGCCCAGGTGCCCCGGCTGGCCCCGTGGCGCGAACAGATCCGCCGCAACGTCTGCCGCCTGCTGGCCCTGGACGAAACCATGGTAAACGTGAAGGCCACCACCGAAGAAAAACTGGGCTTCACCGGCGAAAAGAAGGGGTTGAAGGCCGTGGCCACCGTGACCGGCCTGCGACCCGCCAGTTCCCCCAGTTCCCCCTGTCCGGCCAGTTCGGCCAGTCCCGCCAGCAGCGCCAGTATTCCCGGTTCCCCCACCCCCGCCGGTACGGACCGTTCCGCAAGTCCTGTCCATCCCGTGGAGACTGGCGCGCCCGACGGCACCGACACCGCCTGA
- a CDS encoding C4-type zinc ribbon domain-containing protein, with protein sequence MTLSLYLKQIEQLVALQKVDDHIYGIKAELKNAPQEVEGLQQRFDVLEEQRNRLLDKLTHLKEQEKRLGTEIEDDSLRIKKSKSKLMLVGNTKEYHAMMREMDNMEKMNRSREEEKLALAEELQRQTEAMTEMDERYGTLKAELETKKASLDARLIEAGAGLSDLESQRNAAGKEVPPPVLSRYEFIRQRLENPVIVPVDKGVCSGCHISIPPQSYIELQKGTQILSCPNCQRLIYWSEHFCVETPAAE encoded by the coding sequence ATGACGTTGAGCCTGTATCTCAAGCAGATCGAACAGCTTGTCGCCCTGCAGAAGGTGGACGACCACATCTACGGCATCAAGGCGGAACTGAAGAACGCGCCGCAGGAAGTGGAAGGGCTGCAACAGCGCTTCGACGTTCTCGAGGAGCAGCGCAACCGCCTCCTCGACAAGCTCACCCACCTGAAGGAACAGGAAAAACGCCTCGGCACCGAGATCGAGGACGATTCCCTGCGCATCAAGAAAAGCAAGTCCAAGCTCATGCTCGTGGGTAACACCAAGGAATACCACGCCATGATGCGCGAAATGGACAACATGGAAAAGATGAACCGCTCGCGCGAAGAGGAAAAGCTGGCCCTGGCCGAAGAGTTGCAACGCCAGACCGAAGCCATGACCGAAATGGACGAGCGCTACGGCACCCTCAAGGCCGAACTGGAAACCAAGAAGGCCAGCCTTGACGCGCGCCTGATCGAAGCCGGCGCAGGCCTTTCCGACCTGGAATCGCAGCGCAACGCCGCAGGCAAGGAAGTTCCCCCGCCCGTGCTGAGCCGCTACGAATTCATCCGCCAGCGCCTGGAAAACCCGGTCATCGTGCCCGTGGACAAGGGCGTGTGCTCCGGCTGCCACATCTCCATTCCGCCGCAGAGCTACATCGAACTGCAGAAGGGCACCCAGATTCTCAGCTGCCCCAACTGCCAGCGCCTCATCTACTGGAGCGAACACTTCTGCGTGGAAACACCGGCCGCCGAATAG
- a CDS encoding Nif3-like dinuclear metal center hexameric protein, with the protein MKRSEIISVIEKTAFPASAAQWDRSGMQVAGHDATATALAVCLDPTPAAVAAALELGADVILSHHPLSMAPRALDTLDDHHAVAAAILARGAWLYAAHTSLDANPDGPVGWLARDLALASPEVLEPTLRQERVTRCIVAAATPPPHWADLPGVLAYRVLGETAVLSCEAAAWPAIRATITSDAPQDVAPAFLPAEPELPARIFGFGLVGDLPEPLEFPAFARRLHGLAGRAHCHVSGPVPAMVRRVGYCTGSGSSLADAAFARGADVFVTGDVKYHTALEARGCLLDVGHFALEEEMMRRFADGLRTALPGLPVHFLPSSDPLRLHLPVPPTGTDGGRVPEHPA; encoded by the coding sequence ATGAAACGCTCTGAAATAATTAGCGTTATTGAAAAAACGGCATTTCCGGCATCCGCAGCCCAGTGGGACAGGTCGGGCATGCAGGTGGCCGGGCACGACGCGACGGCAACGGCCCTCGCCGTCTGCCTCGACCCCACCCCCGCCGCCGTCGCCGCCGCCCTGGAGCTTGGCGCCGACGTCATTCTTTCCCACCATCCGCTGTCCATGGCGCCCCGCGCGCTGGACACGCTGGACGACCACCACGCCGTGGCTGCTGCCATATTGGCGCGCGGTGCGTGGCTGTACGCCGCGCACACCTCGCTGGACGCCAACCCCGACGGCCCCGTGGGCTGGCTGGCCCGTGACCTTGCGCTGGCATCGCCCGAAGTGCTGGAACCCACCCTGCGCCAGGAACGGGTGACCCGGTGCATCGTGGCGGCGGCAACGCCCCCGCCGCACTGGGCAGACCTGCCCGGCGTGCTGGCGTACCGGGTGCTGGGCGAAACTGCCGTGCTGAGTTGCGAGGCAGCCGCCTGGCCCGCCATCCGCGCGACCATCACGTCGGATGCCCCGCAGGATGTCGCGCCCGCCTTTCTGCCCGCCGAGCCGGAACTGCCCGCGCGCATCTTCGGCTTCGGCCTGGTGGGCGACCTGCCCGAGCCGCTCGAATTTCCGGCCTTCGCCCGGCGCCTGCACGGCCTTGCCGGGCGCGCCCACTGCCACGTCAGCGGCCCCGTGCCCGCCATGGTTCGCCGGGTGGGCTACTGCACCGGCTCCGGCAGTTCGCTGGCCGATGCCGCCTTTGCCCGTGGCGCCGACGTGTTCGTCACCGGCGACGTGAAGTACCACACCGCGCTGGAAGCCCGTGGCTGCCTGCTCGACGTGGGGCACTTCGCCCTTGAAGAGGAAATGATGCGCCGCTTCGCCGACGGCCTGCGCACCGCGCTGCCCGGCCTGCCCGTGCATTTCCTGCCATCCAGCGATCCACTGCGGCTGCACCTGCCCGTTCCCCCCACGGGCACGGACGGCGGCCGCGTTCCGGAACATCCGGCCTAA
- a CDS encoding NAD(P)/FAD-dependent oxidoreductase produces MSDSTSASANAPLVIIGSGPAGLSAAIYTARAGIPTLVLGSAPKVAGDYDIDNYFGFDETITGRDLIERGRRQAARFGAQLREERVLAVHHGDSGGFHVKTDKGAYDACAVVLATGVARVRPGIDNLGDFEGKGVSYCVSCDGFFYRGKQVLVLGEGIFAANQALELTQYTPNVSICTQGKEPVLTPDFRQRLADAGITLDTRKITRLAGDNGLERVVYADGTETAADGLFVAMGEASSLDFAYSLGVERKGVFLMADDEQCTNIPGIFAAGDCTGGFLQIGVAVGEGAKAARAAIAYAKEQCGMKKAG; encoded by the coding sequence ATGTCCGATTCCACGTCCGCTTCCGCCAACGCCCCGCTGGTGATCATCGGCTCCGGCCCGGCCGGGCTTTCCGCCGCCATCTACACCGCCCGCGCGGGCATCCCCACGCTGGTGCTGGGCAGCGCCCCCAAGGTGGCGGGCGACTACGACATCGACAACTACTTCGGCTTCGACGAAACCATCACCGGGCGCGACCTCATCGAGCGGGGGCGCAGGCAGGCCGCACGCTTCGGTGCGCAACTGCGCGAGGAACGCGTGCTGGCCGTGCACCACGGCGATTCCGGCGGCTTCCACGTCAAGACCGACAAGGGCGCATACGATGCCTGCGCCGTGGTGCTGGCCACAGGGGTCGCCCGCGTGCGCCCCGGCATCGACAACCTGGGCGACTTTGAGGGCAAGGGCGTGTCGTACTGCGTAAGCTGCGACGGGTTCTTCTATCGCGGCAAGCAGGTGCTGGTGCTGGGCGAAGGCATTTTCGCGGCCAACCAGGCCCTGGAACTGACCCAGTACACCCCCAACGTATCCATCTGCACCCAGGGCAAGGAGCCCGTGCTCACCCCCGATTTCCGGCAGCGCCTGGCCGACGCGGGCATCACCCTGGACACCCGCAAGATCACGCGGCTGGCCGGGGACAACGGCCTTGAGCGCGTGGTGTACGCGGACGGCACGGAAACGGCTGCCGATGGCCTGTTCGTGGCCATGGGCGAGGCATCGTCCCTCGACTTCGCCTATTCCCTGGGCGTGGAGCGCAAGGGGGTGTTCCTGATGGCCGATGACGAGCAGTGCACCAACATCCCCGGCATTTTCGCGGCGGGTGACTGCACCGGCGGTTTTCTGCAGATCGGCGTGGCCGTAGGCGAAGGGGCCAAGGCGGCCCGTGCGGCCATCGCCTACGCCAAGGAACAGTGCGGCATGAAGAAGGCGGGATGA